In the genome of Bosea sp. ANAM02, the window ATTACCTTCCGAGTTCTTGAACTCGTCCTTCATCTCCTGCTTGGTCATCTTCTGGCGCTGGTACCAGGAGAAGCGCTGCCAGCCGAAATCGCCGATGGCGATGATGGCGAAGAGGGCGAGCACCGCGCCCATGAGCTGGATCGCGAGCGAGAGCGTTGCCGGCATCAGCGCCTCGACGCCCATCTGGGCGAAGCCTTCGAGCCGGTCGTGCTGGCCCCAGAGCGTGTACCAGACGACGATGCCGATCAGCATGGTCTTGGCCAGGCCCTTGGCGAAATTGACCCAGGCCTCCTTGCCGAAGAGGCGCTTGGCCCCCGCCATCGGCGAGATGCGGTTGAATTTCGGCGTCAGCGGCTCGAAGGTCCAGAGCGGCTTGTGCTGGAGCATCGCGCCGGCCAGCCCCGCGCAGAGGATGAAGGCGAAGGGAAGGCCCAGCGCCATGAAGCCGGTGAGCACGCCGCGCTGCGTGATCTGCATGAAAGAGGCGCCGTCGGACGGGACCTGATGCGCGTTCATCAGGAAGGAGCGCAGCGACAGCATCGCCTCGCGCGCCGACCAGCCGGCGGCGACCAGCAGGGAAAGCGTGAAGCCGCAGAGCACGAAGAAGGTCCCGATCTCCTGCGATCTGGGGACGTCGCCTTTCTCCGTGGCTTCGTCCAGCTTTCGCTGGGTCGGGTCTTCTGTTCTGTCTTCGTTTTCGGCTTCCTCGGACATCGCGACCTCAACCGGTGAACTGGCGGAGGAAGGCGCCGAGGTCGGCGATGAAGACGCTCATCATAACGCCGAGCACGACGAGCAGGACGAGCATGCCGCCCATGATCGAAGCGGGAACGGCGAGGAAGAAGACCTGCAATTGCGGCATCATCCGCGCGAGCACGCCGAGGCCGAGATTGAACAGCAGGCCGAAGACGAGGAAGGGCGCGGAGATCTGGATGGCCAATGCGAAGCCGCGCGCCGCCGAGCGGATGGCGAGCGCCATCGTGTCGGTCATGTCGACCGCCCCGCCCGGCGGCAGCAGGCGATAGCTTTCATGGATCGCGGCGATGGCGATGTGGTGCAGGTCCGTGGTCAGGATCAGCGTGATGCCGAGCATCGTCAGGAAGTTGCCGATCGAGGGGTTCTGCATGCCGCCGGTCGGGTCGACCGTCATGGCGAAGCCGAGCCCCATGGTCTGGGCGACCAGCGTGCCGGCGGTCTGGAGGCAGGCCATCACCAGCCGGGCGCAGAGCCCGATGACGAGGCCGACCAGCAATTCGCCGATCAGCAGCGCGACCACGCCCGAGACGTCGCCGGGCACGCGCAGCGTGGGCCGGGCGACCGGCACGATCATCAGGGCGATGAAGAAGGCCAGAGACAGCCGCGCCCGCGAGAAGATGAAGCGCTCGCCGATGCCGGGCATGAGCATGACGAGCGTGCCGACCCGCGCGAAGACGAGCACGAAAATGGCGCTGATCTCGGGCAGGATCGCGATCTGCATCGTGCCGCGGGCACCTTTGCGCCAAGGTCGGTGCCGCGGAGCCGCGCCGGCGAAGGCCGGCTGCAGGCGCGACGGGCTCATCCGCCCGTGGCGATTCGGGCGGCGACTCGTCCCATATAACCCGCCAGCGCGTCTCCCATGAACGGGAGAAACAGCAGCAGCGCGGCGAAGACGGCGACGATCTTCGGCACGAAGACCAGAGTCTGCTCCTGGATCTGGGTCAGCGCCTGGATCAGCGAGACGATGAGGCCGACCGCGAGCGCGATCACCATCAGCGGGCCGCCGACCTTGAGGAAGACGACGATGCCGTCGCGGGCGATGTCGAGAATGGCTCCGGAAGTCATTGCGTTCGTCCTGCTCGTACTATCGTTTATCGAGCCCTCATCCTGAGGAGCGGGCGAAGCCCGCGTCTCGAAGGATGATCCAGCGCGCTCTGGAACATCCTTCGAGACGCCGCTTACGCGGCTCCTCAGGATGAGGGCTGCGGATGGGGATCAGACCGGCATCCGCATGATTTCCTCGTAGGCCGCGATGACGCGGTCGCGCACTGCGACCAGCGTCTCGATCGCGGCCTCGCTCTCGGCCACCGCCGTCACGACATTGACGATGTCGGCCCGCCCGCCGGCGACGCTCGCGGTCTGGGCATCGGCCTTGCGCCCGGCATCCGCCGTCGCGTCGAGCGCCTTGCCGAGCAGCGCCGAGAAATCCGGCCCGCCCGTTTCCGCGCCGCCCGTGCCGAGCGGCTTGCGCATGAGATTGCCGGCACCCATCCCCTGGATGGAGGCGTAGGCGCCCGCGGCGAAACCCGGAGTGGCCATGGCGATTCAGTCCCCTTCTGGAGCCGCGCTCAGGCGCGCAGGATGTCGATGGTGCGCTGGATCATCCGGCGCGTCGAAGAGATCAGGTTGAGATTGGCTTCGTAGCTGCGCTGGGCCTCGCGCATGTCGACCATCTCGACCAGCGAATTGACGTTCGGCATCTGGACGTTGCCGTTGGCGTCGGCCGCCGGATTGCCGGGCTCATGCTTGGTCTTGAAGGCGCTCGGATCGCGCTGGACCTTGCCGAGCGCGACGAGCTGGGCGTCGAGCGTGCGGTCCACATGGCGCTGGAAGGTCGGGACCTTGCGGCGATAGGGCTCGGCGCCGGCGCGCTCGGGGCCGGAATCGGCATTGGCGATGTTCTCGGAGATGATGCGCATGCGCCCGGACTGGCTGCGCAGGCCGGAGGCGGCGATGGCGATACTCTTGATCAGGTCCATGATCAGCGGCCCATCCTTTAGCGCCCCTTGCCGATCGCGATCTTCATCAGGCCGAGCCCCTTGCTGTAGAGCGAGGCGGCGAGCTGATAGTCGGACTGGTTCTGCGCGACCTTGAGCATCTCGTCCTCGAGATTGACGGCGTTGCCGTTCGGCGTGGTCTCGAATCGCGGGGCGCCGGTGCCGTCGAAGCCGCCATTGGCGGTGTTCAGGCTCATATGGCCGGCGCTGGTGCGGGCGACGGCCACGCCGGCGCGGGCCGGATCGAGACTCGGCGGCTTCAGGTCGACCGGACGGAAGCCGGGGCTGTCGGCATTGGCGACGTTCTCGGCGAGGACCTTCTGGCGCGACTGCTGGTAGTGCATGCGCGTCTTCAGCGCCTGCATCAGGCCGCCGCCGACGCTGAATCCGTCGTTCGCCATGGCTCCAGCTCCCCGTTTGCGTAGCCGGCGAGATCGGTCTACCCGGCAAATCCTGCCGGGTGCATGGTTAATATCCGGTTAAAGCGGCGGGTTTTCGCGGGTGTGATTAACCACGCGTTCACCATGTTTCCCGATAGCGAAAGCGTTATGCTATAGCCAAGGTGTTGAAACATGGGCGGGACTTAACGGCCGTCCGGGCCGCCGTGGCGTTAAGAGGCATATCTTGCAGAGCTTGTTCGGATTGGAACTCACGACCGCGCAGAAGGTGATCATCGCCTCTGTCGTCATTCTCGTGCTCCTTGCGCTGCTCGGATTGTTCGTGCGGCAGATTCAGGGCGGGCGGCTCCGGCTCCGTGGCCAGGCCGGCGGGCGTCAGCGCCAGCCCCGGCTCGGCGTGGTCGATACCTACGATCTCGACCGGCAGCGCCAGCTCGTGCTGATCCGCCGCGACAATATCGAGCATCTCCTCATGATCGGCGGCGCGTCCGATGTCGTGGTCGAGACGAATATCTTGCGCAGCGGCGGGCGGGCCGCGGCCCCGGCCTATACCGATACCGCCGCGGCGGATCGGCCGTTGCCGCCGTTCGAGACGCTGGTTCCGCCGAGCGAACCCGCCTTGCGGGCAGGGGAGGATGCGCGCCGCGCCGACTATGCGCCCGAAGGGCCGGAGCTCTTACCGCCGTTGCCGGTCCGGCCCGTTTCGGTGCCGGTCGAGCCGCCGGTGAAGACGGCTGCGGCCACGGCCGCGACGGCCGGTGTCGCCGCCGCTCTCGGCGTCGCAGCTTCGGCCGAGGCGGCCGGCGCCGCCGCCAAGCCTGCCGCACCGGCCATGCCGGTTCCCCCGGTCACGACCGGGCCGGCACCGAGCTTTGCCCGCGAACACGCGCCGCAGCCGGCCGTCAGCGCCGGAGAACTCGACGACATGACGCGCCAGCTCGAGGAGGCGCTCAAGCGGCCGTTCTCCGCCGTGCGCCCGGCCAATCTCGGCAGCGAGGCGCCGGCCGCCGAGGCTGCACCGGTTGTCGAGCCGCCTGCAACCGTCGAGAAACCTGCTCCTGCTCCTGCTCCTGCGCCCCTCGTCGAGGAGGAGCCCGCTGCGGTGGAGGCGGCTGCCCCCGTCGTCGAGCCGCCGGCTCCCGAGCCGGAGCCCGAGCCCGTCGTGACGCCAGCACCGGTCGTCCCGCCACGCCAGAAACCGATTCCGAGCGATGTCGAGGCGGAACTCGCGGCCGCGCTCGGGCTGTCGCTGGATCGACCGATCCAGAAGGCACCGGAGGTCAAACCGGTCGAGCCGAAGCCGGCCGAGGCACATGAGCCGGAACCGGGCCCGGCGCCCGAGCCCGCAATCGCGGACGCGCCGCCCGCCGTGGAGGAAGCCGTCGCGACCGTGGAAGAGCCTGCCCCGGCCGAAAGCCCGAAGCCGCAGGCGGAGGCCGAGAAGCCGGCCGAGCCCGCGACGAAGGAGATCGATCCCTTCTCGGTCGACGCGATCGAAGCCGAGTTCGCCCGCCTGCTCGGCCGCGATCCCAAGTCCAAGTCCTGAGGCCTCAGCGCACGGCCTGACCGCGTTAGGGCGGCAGGCCATCAACAGGATTGTCGGCTCTCCAGCCTCAAGACGCCGCGCATCGGTTGCGCGGCGCTTTCGCGTGGCTAGCCTCGTCGGCACCCGATCGGTTGAGTCGGGCTGTGGCGGCGCGCGTGACATTCATCGGCGGACGAGCGAGACGGGTTCGAGGCGGGCGCGCGCTGGCGGCGGCTGCGCTGCTGCTCGTGCTCCAGACGGTACCGGCGCTGCCGCAGACGCTGTCGCTCGATCTCGGGCAGGGCGGCGGCGTGGCGGAGCGGGCGCTCCAGCTCATCGCCGTCATCACGGTTTTGTCGCTGGCGCCGTCGATCCTGATCATGGTGACGTCGTTCACGCGGATCGTGGTGGTGCTGTCGCTGCTGCGCTCGGCATTGGGCACGCAGACCGCGCCGCCGAACGCCGTGATCCTCGGGCTCGCGCTGTTCCTGACCGGTTTCGTCATGGCGCCGACCTTGCGCGAGGCCTATACGACGGCCGTGCAGCCGCTGGTCGCCGGCCAGATCCAGCCGCAGGAGGCCTATAATCGCGGCGTCGTGCCGTTCAAGACCTTCATGCTCAAGCATGTCCGCGAGAAGGATCTGGCGCTGTTCCTCGACATGTCGCAGGGGCCGCGCCCGCAGACGCCGCAGGATATCGGCGTCGAGGTGCTGATCCCGGCCTTCATGATCTCGGAACTGCGCCGCGCCTTCGAGATCGGCTTCCTGCTGTTCGTGCCCTTCCTGATCATCGACCTCGTGGTGGCCTCGATCCTGATGTCGGTGGGCATGATGATGCTGCCGCCGGTGACGGTGGCGCTGCCGTTCAAGCTGATCTTCTTCGTGCTGGTCGACGGCTGGGGGCTGGTCGCGGGCTCGCTGGTGAAGAGTTACGGCAGCGGGTGAGATCGGCGCGGCTCACCGCTTCTTCGCGGCTTCATAGACCTGAGAGCGTTTGCGCTTGCCCACCCCCACGACGATCACCGTGATCCGCTCGTCCTCGACGCGATAGACCAATCGGTAGCCCGCTGCGCGGAGCTTGATCTTGTAGTGATCGGGCAGGCCGTGCAGCGCATCGGCGATGACTCTCGGGTGGGTCAGCCGCTCGCCGAGCTTCTTCTTGAACTGCTCGCGCAGCGTTGCGCCGAGCTTGTCCCATTCCTTCCGCGCCGATGGCAGGAACTCGAGCCTATAGCTCATCGAGGCTGACCGGCTTGCCCTTTTCGGTGGCTCGCGCCCGGATGATCTCGACGAGAAGCTGGTCGTCTAGCGCGTCCACCAGCGCTTCATAGGTATCGGCCGGCACCATATAGGCCATGACGCGATTGTGGTTGAGGATCGCGACAGGGTTGCCTCGCGCGCCATCGACGACGGCGGTGGGATTCTTCTTGAGATCGGAGACGCTGACGGCGATTTCGGCTTCGACACGCTGCATGGCTTTTCCTTACTCGACCCGGAAATAAGGTGCCAATTTCAGGTCTGAATAAAGGTCAATATAGCGTGTTGTCGCCGGCGTCGCCAGAGGCGCTCAGCCCACCACGACCCGGCCACGCTGGATGCGCAGGCTGAGCGTGCCGTTCTTCAGCGCCAGGGCCTTCTCGCCGAAGACGCCGCGGCGCCAGCCGTGCAGGGCCGGGACGTCGGCGAGATCGTCGGAGGCGATGGCATCGAGATCGTCGCTGGAGGCGATGATCTTGGGCGCGACGCGCTCGGCATCCGCGACCGCCTTGAGCAGGACCTTGAGCAGGTCGAGCACGGCGGCATTGGTCGGCCGGCCGCGCTCGCGCTCCAGCCGGGGCAGGGTCTTGGGATCCAGGGCGGCGGCGCGCTCGATGGCGGCGAGGACCTCGGCGCCGTTGCGCGAGCGCTCGAAGCCGTTGGGAACCGAGCGCAATTCGGCCAGCGCCTCGACCGAGCGCGGGCCGCGCTGGACGATATCCATTAGGGCGTCGTCCTTGAGCACGCGCTGGCGTGGTACATCGCGGGTCTGCGCCTCGCGCTCGCGCCAGGCGGCGATCTCCATCAGGTTCGGCAGTTCGCGCGGCTTGCGGATGCGGCCCTTCAGGCGCTGCCAGGCGTTCTCCGGCTTGACCTCGTAGGTTGCCGGCGAGGTCAGCACCGACATCTCCTCGGCGACCCAGCTTTCACGGCCGCTGGCGTCGAGATCGGCCTTCAGGGCAAGGTAGATATCGCGCAGATGGGTGACGTCGGACTCGGCATAGGACAACTGTGCATCGGTCAGCGGGCGGCGCGACCAGTCGGTGAAGCGCGAGGACTTGTCGATGCGGGCCTTGGCGAGGTCGTTGGCGAGCTGCTCGTAGCCGACCGAGTCGCCATAGCCGCAGACCATGGCGGCGACCTGTGTGTCGAAGAGCGGGGTCGGCAGGACGCGTCCGAGCAGCCAGACGATCTCCAGATCCTGGCGAGCAGCGTGGAAGACCTTGACCACGTTCTCGTTGACCATCAGCCCGAAGAAGGGAGCGAGGTCGAGATCGGGAGAGAGCGGATCGACCAGCACCGCCTCGTCCGGCGAGGCGATCTGGATCAGGCAGAGCTTGGGATAATAGGTCGTCTCGCGCAGGAACTCGGTGTCGACCGTGACGAAGGGGTGGATCGCGAGACGGTCGCAGGCGGCGGAGAGCGCGGCGGTATCGGAAATGAGATGCATGGTGAGATCGTCTTAGCAGAGACAGGCGCGGGATGTCGCGGGCGTTCTTGACATTTCGGGCGCGCGCGTGTGCTTAGCCGCAAGCTGCGGCTGGCGCGTTGCGCCGGCCTCCGACGCATTTCCGAAAGACCGACCCGTGACCCTGCATCGCTACCGTTCCCACACCTGCGGCGCGCTCCGTGACAGCGACATCGGCCAGAATGTCCGTCTCTCCGGCTGGTGCCACCGCATCCGCGACCATGGCGGCGTGCTCTTCATCGACCTGCGCGACCATTACGGCATGACGCAGGTCGTGGTGGATCCCGATTCGCCGGCCTTTGCCGATGCCGAGACGCTACGCTCGGAATGGGTCGTGCGCATCGACGGCAAGGTCAAGGCGCGCCTCGAAGGCACCGAGAACGCCAATCTGCCGACCGGAGCGGTCGAGGTCTTCGCGACGGCGATCGAGGTGCTCGGGCCCTCGGCCGAGCTGCCGCTGCCGGTCTTCGGCGACCTCGAATATCCCGAGGACACGCGCCTCAAGTACCGCTTCCTCGACCTGCGCCGCGAGAAGCTGCACAACAACATCATGCTGCGGACCAAGGTCATCGACTCGATGCGCCGTCGCATGAAGGATTCGGGCTTCTCCGAGTTCCAGACGCCGATCCTGACGGCGTCCTCGCCGGAAGGCGCGCGCGACTTCCTGGTGCCAAGCCGCCTGCATGCCGGCAAGTTCTACGCGCTGCCGCAGGCGCCGCAGCAGTACAAGCAGCTCCTGATGATGGCGGGCTTCGACCGCTACTTCCAGATCGCGCCCTGCTTCCGCGACGAGGACCCGCGCGCCGACCGCCTGCCGGGCGAGTTCTACCAGCTCGACGTCGAGATGAGCTTCGTCGAGCAGGAGGACGTGTTCGCGACGATGGAGCCGGTCATCACCGGCGTGTTCGAGGAATTCGCCGAGGGGCGGAGCGTCCAGAAGAACTGGCCGCGCATCCCCTATGCCGAGGCGATCGCCAAATACGGCTCCGACAAGCCGGACCTGCGCAACCCGCTCGTCATGCAGGACGTTTCCGAGCATTTCCGGGGCTCGGGCTTCAAGGTCTTCGCGCGTATCCTCGAAGGCGAGAAGAATCGCGTCTGGGCGATCCCCGGTCCCAAGGGCGGCAGCCGGGCCTTCTGCGACCGGATGAACTCCTGGGCGCAGGGCGAGGGGCAGCCGGGCCTCGGCTATCTCATGGTCAAGGAGGACGGCGAGGGCCAGGGGCCGATCGCCAACAACATCGGCCCCGAGCGCGTCGCTGCGATCATCAAGCAGATGGGGCTGAAGGGCGGCGATGCCTGCTTCTTCGTCGCAGGCGATCCGGACAAGTTCTACAAGTTCGCCGGCAGCGCCCGGAACAAGGTCGGCCAGGAGCTCAACCTGATCGACGAGAACGCTTTCGCCTTCGCCTGGATCGTCGATTTCCCGATGTTCGAGTACAACGAGGACGAGAAGAAGGTCGATTTCTCGCATAACCCCTTCTCGATGCCGCAGGGCGGCCTGAAGGCGCTCAACGAGGAAGACCCGCTCTCGCTCAAGGCGTTCCAGTACGACATCGCCTGCAACGGCTTCGAGCTGGCCTCCGGCGGCATCCGCAACCACAAGCCGGAAGCGATGGTGAAGGCCTTCGAGATCGCCGGCTATGGCGAGGAGACGGTGATCGAGCGCTTCGGCGGCATGTATCGCGCGTTCCAGTACGGCGCCCCGCCGCATGGCGGCATGGCGGCGGGCGTCGACCGCATCATCATGCTGCTGGCGCGCGCCACCAACCTGCGCGAGGTCGCGCTGTTCCCGATGAACCAGCAGGCCGTCGACCTGCTGATGGGCGCTCCGGCCGAGGCGACGCCGAAGCAACTCCGCGAGGCGCATCTGCGCGTCAACCTGCCCGAGAAGAACGGCTGACGACCATGGCTTCGCTGCGGACCGGGCGGACGCTGCCGCTCGCCATTCTTCTCGCGCTGTCGCTCGGTGCCTGCGTCGGCGCCGGCGAGAGCAGCTCCGGCCGGGCGTCGGCGTTGGCGACGACCGTATCGCGCGCCATCGCCTGCAAGGCGGGTTCGCCGCAGCGCTCGACGCTCGACCGCTTCCTCGCTGCCGAGAAGGCGCGCGGTGCCGACGATCGGCAGATCGCGGCGGCGCGTGCGGCCTATGTCGGCGTCTCCGAGGCCGAGATGGTCAACCAGGGCGTGCGGCCGCAAGCCTGCACGGCCGGGGAGCGGACGGCGTTGCGGGAGCGGATGGGCCGCATCCGCGCCGGGAACTTCGACGCTCTCTGAGTGGTTTCGGCTGTCATGAGACCCGCGAAACCTTTTGCTGCCGCGCTGGCCGCGGCTGCGCTGGCCGGTTGCACGACCGTCGCGAGCCCGCGTCCGGGCACGGTGGAGTATGCCGCTGCGACGGTCTCGCGCGCCTATGATTGCGGCCTGGCCGTCGATCGCGGCCGGATCATCGCGCGGCTCGACCGCCAGGACCGGCAGCGTTTTGTCGCCGCCAATGCCGGCTATGCCGTGAAGTCCTACAAGGCGCCGCATCGCTGCGAGGCGAGCGAGCGCGAGCGGATCAAGGGCGAGATCGGCGCGCTCGCACGCCGCTGAAATCGCTTGCGTCCGGCCGGCCGACATGGCCACAAGGCGGCAATGCCCGCCGCCGCCATCACCGCCATCGTCGTCAGCTATGACAGCGCCGAGGTCCTGCCCGCCTGCCTCGACGCGCTGGCCGGGGAGGGCGTGCCGGCCATCGTCGTCGACAATGCCAGCAGCGACGACAGCCGTGCGATCGCGGAGGCGAAGGGCGCGCGGGTGATCGCGAATGCCCGCAACGAGGGCTATGGCCGCGCCAACAATATCGGCGTCGCGGCGGCCGACACGTCCCATGTGCTGATCGTCAATCCCGATCTGGAACTCGGGCGCGGCGCTGCAGCGGCGCTTCTGGAGGCGGCGGAAAGCTATCCCGGTGCGGGGATGCTGGCGCCGCGCATCGTCGAACCGTCCGGCCGCATCTTCCTGCAGCCGCGCTCGCTGTTGTCCCCGCCGCATCTCAACCGTTCCGGCGCGATGACGATCCCGGCGGGCGATGCCTGTCTTCCCTTCCTGTCGGGAGCCTGCCTGCTGATCCGGCGCGAGGTCTTCATCGCGCTCGGCGGCTTCGACCCGGCGATCTTCCTGTTCTACGAGGATGACGATCTGTGCCGGCGCATGCGCGATGCCGGACACGCGCTCGTCCATGTCCATGCCGCTGAGGCGCGTCACGGGCGGGGACGCTCGACGGCGCCGTCGCCGCAGCGGCGCTTCAAGGCGCGCTGGCACCTTGCCTGGTCCGAGCACTATATCGCCCGGAAATACGGCCTCGCCGGACCGGGGCCGATCCGGATGCTGGAGAATGCAGGCAAGGCGGCGGGTTATGGCTTGCTGCTGAAGCGCGAGAAGATGTTCGCGCATGCCGGGTCGGCCGCCGGCGCGCACGCCTGGCGGCGCGGCAAGACGGCCCTGGCTCATGAAGGACTGGAAGAGACGTCATGAGCCGGCCCACGGTCGCGGAGGCGCTCGCCAACCCGCACAATAATTTCGGCCTGCTCCGGCTGGTCATGGCGCTCGCCGTGGTCGTCTCGCATGCCTTCAGCGTCACTGACGGGCGGGTCGAGCAGGAGCCCTGGTTCCAGACCACCGGCTTCACGCTGGGCGAGCATGCCGTCAACGGCTTCTTCGCGATCTCCGGCTTCCTGGTGACGATGAGCTTCGTGCGGCGCGGCTGGCGCGATTATGTCGTCGCGCGCCTGCTGCGGATCGCGCCGGGTCTGATCGCGGCGACGCTTCTCGTCGCGCTGATGCTGGGCGCGCTGATGACGACGCTCGACCGATCCGCCTATTTCAGCGATCCGCGGCTGTGGCGCTTCATCTCGGGCACGCTCACCACCTTCAAGAGCGCGGCGGCCTTGCCGGGCGTGTTCGAGACCAATCCGCTGCCCTTTCCGCTGGGGACGGTGTGGACGCTGAAATACGAGACGCTGTGCTATCTCGGTGTGCTGGGCGCGGGCCTCGCAGGGCTTCTGGCGCGGCCGCGCGTCGCGCTGGCGGCCTTGGGGGCGCTGACGATCGCAGTGGTCCTGCGGGAGGTGGTCACACCGCATGGTCCCAAGGGTACCGAGACCGCTCTGCGCCTGCCGCTGATCTTCCTCGCAGGGGGCGTGGTGTATCTCTATCGCGAGAAGGTGCCGCTTTCGCTGCCGCTTCTGGTGCTCGCGCTGGCAGCGCTGGTGCCGCTGTCCTTCACGCCGCTCTACAAGGCAGCGCTCTATCTCGTCACCGCCTGGGGGGTGCTCGTGCTGGCGCTGGCGCCCGCCTTGACGCGGCGCGCGGTCGAGCCGCCGGCCGACCTATCCTATGGCGTCTATCTCTATGGCTGGCCGGTGCAGCAGGCGCTGCACGCGCTGTTCCCGTCGCTCGGCGCCGTGGCTCTGCTCTGGCCGTCGCTGGCGGTCACCCTCGTCGTGGCGGCGCTGTCCTGGTACCTGATCGAGAAGCCGGCGCTCGGGCTCAAGCGCCGGCTGATGGGCGCTTCCTGAGCGCTTCCAGCAACGCGTCGATCCGCTCGGAGAGCAGCAGCGGGATCAGCGGTTCGATCTCGGCGCGAGGCCGGTTCCACCATGCGGTCTCGACGAGCGCGGCGATCCGGGCCTCGTCGAAGCGATACCTGACGATGCGGGCCGGATTTCCGGCAACGATCGCATAGGGCGGCACGTCGCGCGTCACGACCGCGCGCGCCGCGACCACGGCGCCGTGGCCGATCGTGACGCCCGACATGATCATGCACTGCGAGCCGAGCCAGACGTCATGGCCGATGGCGACGTCGCCGCGTGTCGTGTCGTGACCGGACATCCCGGCGGCCTGCGGCCAAAGCCCGGGCAGGGCGGGGAAGGGATAGGTCGTCGCCCAGTCGAGGCGATGATTGCCGCCGAGCAGGATCTCGACACCATCCGCGATCGAGCCGTAGCGCCCGATCACCAGCCGGGCACCGCTCTCGGGGAAGCGCACCTTCGGGCGGCCATACGTATAGGGGCCGATCGTGAACTGCCCCGGCCGCCTTGCGACGAGCTTCGCAAGGTGCAGCCGGGTCTGGTTGTCCGGATTCAGGCGCTTGCGCAGCCAACCGCGGGGAACCGGCGGCAGGCCCGCCCACCAGGCCTGGAGGGCGGACGGGCGCCAGTCGAGATCCGCGGACGCCACCGCGCCATCCTCAGTTGGCCGCATTTTCTTCACGCGAACCGGTGTCCACTTCGCTTGAAAATGCTCAGCTCACTGCGCATCGGCCTTGAGGTCGATCTTCTCGAAGATCTCCGTCGGCTCCGTCATGGTGATGACGTC includes:
- the aspS gene encoding aspartate--tRNA ligase, translated to MHRYRSHTCGALRDSDIGQNVRLSGWCHRIRDHGGVLFIDLRDHYGMTQVVVDPDSPAFADAETLRSEWVVRIDGKVKARLEGTENANLPTGAVEVFATAIEVLGPSAELPLPVFGDLEYPEDTRLKYRFLDLRREKLHNNIMLRTKVIDSMRRRMKDSGFSEFQTPILTASSPEGARDFLVPSRLHAGKFYALPQAPQQYKQLLMMAGFDRYFQIAPCFRDEDPRADRLPGEFYQLDVEMSFVEQEDVFATMEPVITGVFEEFAEGRSVQKNWPRIPYAEAIAKYGSDKPDLRNPLVMQDVSEHFRGSGFKVFARILEGEKNRVWAIPGPKGGSRAFCDRMNSWAQGEGQPGLGYLMVKEDGEGQGPIANNIGPERVAAIIKQMGLKGGDACFFVAGDPDKFYKFAGSARNKVGQELNLIDENAFAFAWIVDFPMFEYNEDEKKVDFSHNPFSMPQGGLKALNEEDPLSLKAFQYDIACNGFELASGGIRNHKPEAMVKAFEIAGYGEETVIERFGGMYRAFQYGAPPHGGMAAGVDRIIMLLARATNLREVALFPMNQQAVDLLMGAPAEATPKQLREAHLRVNLPEKNG
- a CDS encoding CatB-related O-acetyltransferase; the encoded protein is MRKRLNPDNQTRLHLAKLVARRPGQFTIGPYTYGRPKVRFPESGARLVIGRYGSIADGVEILLGGNHRLDWATTYPFPALPGLWPQAAGMSGHDTTRGDVAIGHDVWLGSQCMIMSGVTIGHGAVVAARAVVTRDVPPYAIVAGNPARIVRYRFDEARIAALVETAWWNRPRAEIEPLIPLLLSERIDALLEALRKRPSAGA
- a CDS encoding acyltransferase — translated: MSRPTVAEALANPHNNFGLLRLVMALAVVVSHAFSVTDGRVEQEPWFQTTGFTLGEHAVNGFFAISGFLVTMSFVRRGWRDYVVARLLRIAPGLIAATLLVALMLGALMTTLDRSAYFSDPRLWRFISGTLTTFKSAAALPGVFETNPLPFPLGTVWTLKYETLCYLGVLGAGLAGLLARPRVALAALGALTIAVVLREVVTPHGPKGTETALRLPLIFLAGGVVYLYREKVPLSLPLLVLALAALVPLSFTPLYKAALYLVTAWGVLVLALAPALTRRAVEPPADLSYGVYLYGWPVQQALHALFPSLGAVALLWPSLAVTLVVAALSWYLIEKPALGLKRRLMGAS
- a CDS encoding glycosyltransferase family 2 protein, producing MPAAAITAIVVSYDSAEVLPACLDALAGEGVPAIVVDNASSDDSRAIAEAKGARVIANARNEGYGRANNIGVAAADTSHVLIVNPDLELGRGAAAALLEAAESYPGAGMLAPRIVEPSGRIFLQPRSLLSPPHLNRSGAMTIPAGDACLPFLSGACLLIRREVFIALGGFDPAIFLFYEDDDLCRRMRDAGHALVHVHAAEARHGRGRSTAPSPQRRFKARWHLAWSEHYIARKYGLAGPGPIRMLENAGKAAGYGLLLKREKMFAHAGSAAGAHAWRRGKTALAHEGLEETS